The Plasmodium reichenowi strain SY57 chromosome 2, whole genome shotgun sequence DNA segment gataacataaatgataataatgatgataagAATAACGAAcataatgatgatataatGGAGGAAGAATATGAAGAGGATTACATAACCGAGGAACATATTAAAGatttacataaaatatgttcagaaaaaatgaataaagtgtatgaatttttaaaaaaagaatcTTATCgatttaatttaaataatgttTCTAATGATATGTttgaaaatgaaaaagtCAAAATTAATGAACGTATATATACAGTGAAACATATATGTcatattaagaaaaaagaaaactTATTTACTATAACACCATATGATCCatattttgttaatttCCTTTATcaacattttataaaagaatttgATGAACTCAAATTTTATGTGAAGGATAAATCCCTTTACGCTATTATACCACCTATATcagaaaatttaaaaaatgaaatcaaaatgaaaatcaaaagaaaaattgAAGATTCAAAAGTTACACTTAGAACCGTAAGGAAACAAATGATGGATAAGTtagaaaaatttaaaaataaaataggaaaggatatttattttaaacagaaaaattatatacaaagTATACATGATCaaaccaaaaaaaatatagaaaaattatttgcTGATACAAAATGAAGGAACcattttatatgtacaaaTTATACTTTGAATGAAGCgcatacatatatattaatatatacatgttcatatattatgaaaacaaaaatgtgtcttttaatttttataatttttatattttatttttttttgttgaatttattttttacaaaatttttaagcatatgaaaaaaaaaaaaaaataaaataaataataaaaaaataaataataaaaaaataaataataaaaaaaataaataaattataaaaataaataaattataaaaatatataaattataaaaatatataaattataaaaataaatatataataataattattattattatcacatattaaacaaatacatttattaatttttttttattttattttattttatttttttttttttattttttattttttttttataattaaaaatatccTATTACTTTCACATTTGCTCCGTTGTCTCCGTGCGTTACCctatagaaataaaaagtatataataacGTTTCATGAAGTAGACAgtacaaaatatatactctgtaaatattttattaatatcgCTTTAATATTTACTTCTTTATGGTAAAAAGGACGATGTCgtataatgaaaaaattttcCCCTCTCTTCGAAATCGATTCTATAAAGGATGAAAAACATATACAAcaatattcatattttataacaggaaaaaaaaaaaaaataatacaaaaatatatacatataatatatattattattattacatttcTTGAATCATAATGAAAATCTTTAAACATGTCTTCAATAAAAATTGCCTCAACTATTCCAAAGATATctaaatgtatttttaatggttctattttatttatttttgcctctaaaaaaaaaaaaaaaacaattgttttatttttatataatttgatatttttatttacataaaatatatactacatatatatatatatatatatatatatttatttatttatttatttatttattatttttttacttaTTTCATAGTTTTCCTTTAAAACAAGGATTAAAAGTTTAAAACTTATTTTTACAAACATAATCGATGGGTCATTATTCATAACTCTAgattctttttcttttaatttaattttgttGAAGCATAAACAAAATCCTTCGACATCATGATTGGCTCTACGaaattataagaaaaaaattataaaataataaaaagcatatacatagatatatacacatataaaaaCTTACTTTAACATAAAATTTGATAAATACACACTTATCCCATCATCAATCTTGTTCAAATATTTGGGCTGTAATTGTGCCACACAACtatcaaaaataaataaataaataaatatatatatatatatatatatatatatatatatatatatatatatatatatatgtgtgtgtgtacatatttttcctttgtgtaaaaaaaaaacaaaatgtGTGCTGTGtcaataaattatttttttttgaattatatattaccTTATTCTTAATATGCTgaatgtttttttattaataattaaatctgaattttctttaattgTTTCGAGGGTTctttttatgtatttaaatCTGGTCATATGCATCAAGTGCTCATATtctgaaaaaaataaaataaaataaaaaaataaaaaaaataaaaagaataaaaaaaataaaaaaaataaaataaaaaaataaaaagaataaaaagaataaaaaaaaatacacaaatatatacataattacattaatataatattatttatatatatgcacaTACAAAAATACGTACAACGTTTTATTATGTatcttattttttgttcatctataattttatattatatatttatatatttatatatttatatattttcttttctttccATAATTAACCTtcattaaatttatttataaatttttctaATTGACTTGTTCGTAAAGTTTTGGATTTTTTTACGAACCATGGATTTTGAGCCatattttacataaaagaaaaaaaaaaaaaaaaaaaaaaaaaaaagataataagaaatgcttctttttttttttttaaggctctcctatataatatttgtaatatatatatatatatattatatatatataattaatgaATTATACCCATCgtatttttaattatattgttttaataatgatactaaaaaaaaggaaaaaataaaacaacaaaatgataaaatatataaataattaaataaattatataaacataggtaaaattaaaaattacGTACCTTTATAAACCATTCTATGTATTAATTAAAAcaataaattatttgatatgaaatgtatatattatattatattatatatatatatatatatatatatgtatattatgtgataataatattccgaacatgttataaaaagtttaatatatatatataatatttatgtgaataatagttctatatattttttatgaatatatattataatatatatatatatatat contains these protein-coding regions:
- a CDS encoding hypothetical protein (conserved Plasmodium protein, unknown function~transcript variant 2; alternatively spliced), whose amino-acid sequence is MAQNPWFVKKSKTLRTSQLEKFINKFNEEYEHLMHMTRFKYIKRTLETIKENSDLIINKKTFSILRISCVAQLQPKYLNKIDDGISVYLSNFMLKANHDVEGFCLCFNKIKLKEKESRVMNNDPSIMFVKISFKLLILVLKENYEIKAKINKIEPLKIHLDIFGIVEAIFIEDMFKDFHYDSRNNRFRREGKIFSLYDIVLFTIKKVTHGDNGANVKVIGYF
- a CDS encoding hypothetical protein (conserved Plasmodium protein, unknown function~transcript variant 1; alternatively spliced), translated to MAQNPWFVKKSKTLRTSQLEKFINKFNEEYEHLMHMTRFKYIKRTLETIKENSDLIINKKTFSILRISCVAQLQPKYLNKIDDGISVYLSNFMLKANHDVEGFCLCFNKIKLKEKESRVMNNDPSIMFVKISFKLLILVLKENYEIKAKINKIEPLKIHLDIFGIVEAIFIEDMFKDFHYDSRNNRFRREGKIFSLYDIVLFTIKK